In the Sorghum bicolor cultivar BTx623 chromosome 4, Sorghum_bicolor_NCBIv3, whole genome shotgun sequence genome, ACACAGATCTATCTTGGCTAAAAATATAATCCCGTAAAAAACAGCCAGGAAACACCTCATTTCGCTTTCCATCCTGGAATGCTGTAAATGGTGCGAGTCTGACACTTAAACCAAACACCTAGTACATATTAGCCTCACATTTAGTTGTGTATCGTCGATTCAACGATTATCCATTGTACTATTGTAGTTTTACACAGAAAAACCtaaacataatttttttttcaagatgcAGAAAGGCATACTAAGCTATGACAAAACGTAACACTGTTCTGAATTGGACGATCGCTGCTACATTCCCCAGACCACTACAACAATGCTTTAGAAATTCACCCTCAGATATACGAATTTTCACCTTAACACAACTGCAGCCTACCCCCCAACTTCTGAGGCTAGCGaggaatccaaaaaaaaaaagataccatCCCTTCAAATTGTCGCTAACAATTCCAAAAGCTACCTTTCATATACACAAGCAGCAATTAGACTGAATCTTGGCAATTCAGTGTTGAATTCTTTCGTCTGAGTCGCCGAGTGGCTACCTTGGGCCGGATAGCTCCACGGCACGAAGGTTGTAGGTGGAATCGACGATCCAGTCATTGCGGAGCGGTGCGGACTCAGCCTCCTGCCTCACCACCTCCACTTTCTGCCACTCGTCCCAGCGCTCTGCCAGGCCGTCACCTTCGAGCATCCTCACCACCTCCGACATCTTTGGGCGGTCCAACGGGGAGCCCTGCGTGCAGAGGAGTGCCACCTGGATCAGGTTCTCCACCTCGATCTCCTCGTAGGCGTTCTGCAGATCTGGGTCCACCAGCATCtccaccttcttctccttcagCAGTCCTTTCACCTGCAAGATGCCAATTGTGAATTATTCATTTATGCCAGCTTGTTTTTGTCATGAGCAATCCATTCGTTCCATTGTTCTGATAGTTGAACATGTTTTTATAATGCAGCAGGCATATGGCAGGGCGACTGATTGTGCATTAGCATATTGTAGGCATGATTGATGTCCCCTGGAGGGTGAACTGCCCAGCTTGTCACTTGCCAGTGCACGCTCACTAATTAAGTAAATGGAATTAAGGGCACTTCATGATTACAGAGTTAGCTTTGACACCAATCTTTAAGAGAATAAACTAATAAAATATAGCCCAGTATGAAAGAAAAACGACGATGACCACCGGCACCGCCTATCGCCCCGCCGCAGAGCTGTCTCCTACTTCCTTTCCCCCGCCATCGTCGTGGCCATGGTCACCCCCACCCCAATAGTGCTCAGCCACCTCCTCCACTGCCCACTCTGGCAGCATCACCACCACCTCTGCCTCGCGCTGGGCCTGCCTGCCACCCCTGGCCCCTTTCTAAGCCCGCCAGAGATGGAGAAGGGAGGGAGAAAGTGGGTGCAGGTCGAGCGCGACAGGTCGTCGGATAGAGTTTGCCAAAGAAATATGTATAATCTGTGCAGTAATACTGTATGATACACTATTGACTATTTAGAAGAAAAGTTACTTACCCAGTCAAGAAGCATAACATCGTCATCATTTGCAAGACGAGCAAGATCAAATGCCCTCTGGCCAGTAATAAGCTCCAGAAGCATGATCCCATAGCCAAAAACATCAGTCTTTTCAGAGGACTTGCCAGTGGATAGGTACTCAGGAGCAATGTGTCCAATTGTTCCACGGACAGCAGTTGTGACATGGGTATCTTTGTAGTCCATAAGCTTGGCAAGCCCAAAATCACCCACAACTGCCTCGAAGTCCTCATCCAAAAGAATATTTGCAGCTTTGACATCCCGATGGATGATTTTGGGATCGCAGTGATCATGCAAGTAAGAAAGTCCTCTTGCAGATCCAAGCGCAATCCGTCTTCTTGTTTCCCACTTAAGAGGTGGCTCAGATTGCTGTCGCTCTATGGAATCAGAAAGACTAATGAGAACAGGAAGCTAATATTCTGCTTGTTTAGTTGGGGCTATGGAATCAGTATTTAGAATAAAGAACAAAGTACCTCGTAAACGTGATGCCACACTCCCATTAGCCATGTATGGGTAGACTAGCAACCGTTCAGTAGGCGTCATGCAGAAACCACGAAGTCTGAGAAGGTTCCTGTGCACTGCCATGCTAATCATCTCAACCTCTGTTTGGAACTGAAGTTCACCACCAGGTGTTCGCTCCTCTTTTAGCCTTTTCACTGCTACCAAAGAGCCATCAGCAAGCCTTCCCTTGTACACTTTTCCAAAACCACCTCTTCCTAAAATGTTCTTGTTACTGAAATTATCAGTTGCAACTTGAAGCTCCCGCAACGAAAACTTTTTGAGCTGACCAAGATGGACTTCTGGATCCTCTTCGGCTGAAGCAAGCAAAATGGGCCAGTAGATGAACAAACAGGCAATATGGGTTAACAAAAGAGGTACACCATATGATACAGACCAGGTACATCGAAGAAATGCTCTTCAGGTTTACGACGGCGCCACATTGCAAATGCAATTGCAGGAACAGCAAACACCAATGCTGCACCAGCAGCAACGCCTCCAGCGATTGCTCCAGTGCTAGAGGCACCTAATAGTAGACATAAATCCAGGAATTACATGTTGTCCAGAATGCTAAAGTTTCAGTGTACTAATGAGAATACAAGTAGATTAAAAAACCTACCGGTTGATTGGGTTGGGGGAGATGGAGGATTGAATGGAGGAGGCGGGGAAAAGGGAGGAGCCCCAGGGCAGGGCTTCGTAGTACCAGGGCCACAAAGGCCTGGATTGTTGGCAAAACTGTAACAAACAGGTAATATTTATCATGCACGCTGAAGATACAGTTTAGGCTAAGGATCAGTGAATGGTCCAGATAAAGACCTAATAGGGGTGAAGAGTGAAAAGGAGCCTGTTGATGGGACTTGTCCTGAGAGGTTGTTGTTCGAGAGATCCCTGCATTTTCatgataataatattatatatttattcaaTACATAGCAAACATGAAGAGAAGTGTGCATGCTACTTACAGTACTTGGAGAGTGGAGATATTGGTCAAGGATACAGGAATTTGACCAACCAAGCTGTTGTTGTTAAGACGTCTATCCTTGCACATAGGCACAGAACAAATAAATATTTGTGACTTTACCAAAATATAGGAACTCAGAAGACactgataaaaataaaaatgttaatgaTTTTTTTCCAAAGACAGCATGAGTTGTGCTGATAAAATACAATTCAACGATACAACTGCCATAAATATAGAATAAGCATGGAAAGAGGAGAAAGGAGGAGAAGCAAACACATAAGTCCATCTATCAAATAGGAAAACAACAAAGTTAATCAAAGACCAACATGCCACAGAAATTAGCAAATGCAGCATCACAAGTTCCTCCTGTTTTTCAGGTTACAGAATACATAGGCCATTCTTGACAAAGAGATCAAAAGTCTATATAAAACAaccagaaattaaaaaaaatgaaaagtgTCTAAACATTAAACCGCAGCAAGTAAAACAACATAAGAGGGTGCTAGTAATTGGTAAACAAAATGAGTCTTACAGGAACCGCAGCTTCAGAAGATTCCCCAGGCTGTCAGGGATACTGCCAGAGAAGTTGTTCATATACAGATCCAAACTGACCAAGTTAGTCAAGTTCCCCAGTTCAGGGGGTATTGTTCCACTTATGTTGTTGCTGTAAAGCTCCCTGTTACCAAAAAAAAAGGTAATATAAATAAATTCTCAAATATAAAAGGACACAATTACAAAATGAAGAAATGCATACAGCGATTAACAAGCAGAGCTACGCATAAAATGTAAAGGATAAGACTTTTTTTAAGATCCACTCATTTCTAAAtggataattttttttgaaacagcTTCAGTGCTAATAAAAAATTAGCACGGACCCTGAAGCACCTAAGTAAATTAAATGGTACCTTCAACGCTGCCTCCCTAACCCATTGTGGCCATCCCCAACTCCCCACACCCCCAACCGCAAAAGAAATGTTGGCAGATTTCTTTGGTGAGTGCAGAGGTATGCAGGCGGTAGAGTTTCTAGTGCACACAACCTAATGCCACTGAGGCACTGACTCACTGACAGATTGCAATAAGCTAATAGTCTTGGAAGCACAACCTCAAATGAGCACTGAGTGGCCAGGTAAAAGGAAGTCTAAGAATGAAATCCATATAGGCAAAAGGTGACCAGAAGTATGCATTTTGTCTGCCATAGAGCGTAATCTGCTGGTGGTGTCTGACAAACTGTCCTCCCAGGCCAACAAATTTTCAGTGCTGCAGTCCCAAATTTGATCACCATGGTAATCAGACATGTCTGATCCACAGATCAAGCCATGGTGTCCCACAGCTAAGAGAAAGTGAAGAATTTGATTGCGAGAGACCAGGCCAGGCTCAGGAGGTCATTCAAAATAAACCAATCAATTAAGGGTGCTTTAGGGTCAGTTCTAATTTGTGAGAAGGGATTACTGGAGCACTCTTCTTAAAATAATTATTCTGACAGCAAATACAAGATACAGAAAATCCACATCTTCAAACTGTTGGCAAAACCAACACATGCATAACTTACAAATATTGGAGATTTTTCAGCTGACCAAGTTGTGGCACTAGGACACCAGACAATTGTGCATTTCCGAGGTCACTGTGAAAGGGAGGACATTTAGAACCAGAAGGAGAACATCACTAATACTTTGAAATGAATATATGAGAGCTTTTTCATCAACTTACACTCTGATAACACTGTTATCGTTGTTAC is a window encoding:
- the LOC8070545 gene encoding LRR receptor kinase BAK1, with translation MAAAAAAGSWWAVVLAVAVLLGPGRVVANTEGDALYSLRQSLKDANNVLQSWDPTLVNPCTWFHVTCNNDNSVIRVDLGNAQLSGVLVPQLGQLKNLQYLELYSNNISGTIPPELGNLTNLVSLDLYMNNFSGSIPDSLGNLLKLRFLRLNNNSLVGQIPVSLTNISTLQVLDLSNNNLSGQVPSTGSFSLFTPISFANNPGLCGPGTTKPCPGAPPFSPPPPFNPPSPPTQSTGASSTGAIAGGVAAGAALVFAVPAIAFAMWRRRKPEEHFFDVPAEEDPEVHLGQLKKFSLRELQVATDNFSNKNILGRGGFGKVYKGRLADGSLVAVKRLKEERTPGGELQFQTEVEMISMAVHRNLLRLRGFCMTPTERLLVYPYMANGSVASRLRERQQSEPPLKWETRRRIALGSARGLSYLHDHCDPKIIHRDVKAANILLDEDFEAVVGDFGLAKLMDYKDTHVTTAVRGTIGHIAPEYLSTGKSSEKTDVFGYGIMLLELITGQRAFDLARLANDDDVMLLDWVKGLLKEKKVEMLVDPDLQNAYEEIEVENLIQVALLCTQGSPLDRPKMSEVVRMLEGDGLAERWDEWQKVEVVRQEAESAPLRNDWIVDSTYNLRAVELSGPR